A DNA window from Boseongicola sp. contains the following coding sequences:
- a CDS encoding transcriptional regulator — protein sequence MDEHDLIAQLESVLSEGTRKFRGIAASVLNDPEAFIRGSNSETCERLDASEPTLIRFCQAFGYRGTSEFRIDLALAHARDRRGLSAVEPLHQDRRLVNVAQKMAIADAAAQRVSSDRHLLIDSGSTAEIFARALCNSPGKTIMTASLMVAQILMDQGQHDVLLTGGRIRSEARSLTGQLIPQSLSEFHFDTFVMGADCADPGSGLSTFDEDEAVVTRALMGSARRVNGLMDQSKFGEARLHKVCKFDALDCLITDLAETSQITSELRQSGANVVLVKPALSASQ from the coding sequence GTGGATGAGCATGACTTAATCGCCCAGCTTGAGTCTGTTCTAAGTGAAGGGACGCGGAAATTTCGCGGTATCGCCGCCTCAGTTCTGAATGACCCGGAGGCGTTTATTCGCGGAAGCAATAGCGAGACTTGCGAGCGTCTCGATGCTTCTGAACCCACACTTATTCGGTTCTGTCAGGCTTTTGGCTATCGCGGCACCTCCGAGTTTCGAATTGATCTTGCGCTTGCGCACGCACGCGACAGACGAGGCCTTTCTGCAGTAGAGCCATTGCATCAGGACCGACGGTTGGTGAACGTTGCGCAGAAAATGGCGATCGCAGACGCAGCTGCTCAACGGGTTTCATCGGACCGACATCTGTTGATCGATAGCGGCTCGACGGCCGAGATCTTCGCCCGTGCATTATGTAACAGCCCAGGTAAGACCATAATGACGGCAAGTCTCATGGTGGCTCAAATATTGATGGATCAAGGACAGCATGACGTTTTGCTGACAGGCGGTCGCATTCGATCTGAAGCCCGCAGTCTAACAGGCCAGTTGATCCCGCAATCCCTGTCAGAGTTTCATTTTGATACCTTCGTCATGGGTGCAGACTGCGCAGATCCTGGCTCTGGATTAAGCACTTTCGACGAGGATGAGGCTGTTGTGACTCGCGCTCTGATGGGATCTGCGCGGCGCGTTAACGGATTGATGGATCAAAGCAAGTTTGGAGAGGCTCGTCTGCACAAGGTCTGTAAGTTTGATGCACTTGACTGCCTCATCACTGACCTTGCTGAAACAAGTCAAATAACTTCGGAATTGCGGCAGTCGGGTGCAAATGTTGTTCTTGTAAAACCAGCTCTTTCGGCAAGCCAATGA
- a CDS encoding sarcosine oxidase subunit beta family protein encodes MRYSALKILKEGLTGNKGWKPVWREPDPKPQYDVIIVGGGGHGLATAYYLSNKFGIKNVAVLEKGWIGSGNVGRNTTIVRSNYLLKGNQPFYEMSMKLWEGLEQDFNYNAMVSQRGILNLIHSDAQRDAFVRRGNSMRMSGADAVLLGPHEIREKCPYLDFDNGRFPIQGALWQPRGGTVRHDAVAWGYARGADSAGVDIIQNCEVTGFQIENGKCLGVETTKGNILASKIAVCVAGSSSRVMAHANMRLPIETHVLQVFVSEGLKPTIPGVITFGAGHFYVSQSDKGGLVFGGDIDGYNSYAQRGNLPVVEDVCEGGMAIMPMIGRARLLRMWGGVMDMSMDGSPFIDKTHIEGLYFNGGWCYGGFKATPASGYCYAHLLAKNEPHQVAKHFRLDRFRQGAPIDEKGVGAQPNLH; translated from the coding sequence ATGCGATACTCGGCACTGAAAATCCTGAAAGAAGGTCTTACGGGGAACAAAGGGTGGAAACCTGTTTGGCGTGAACCAGATCCGAAGCCGCAGTACGACGTCATCATAGTCGGGGGCGGCGGACATGGGTTAGCAACAGCTTACTACTTGTCGAACAAGTTTGGGATCAAGAATGTTGCGGTCCTGGAGAAGGGGTGGATCGGTTCGGGCAATGTGGGGCGAAACACTACAATCGTTCGTTCGAACTATCTTTTGAAGGGCAATCAACCTTTCTACGAGATGTCGATGAAATTGTGGGAAGGTCTTGAACAGGACTTCAACTACAACGCCATGGTCAGCCAACGTGGCATTCTAAATCTTATTCACAGCGACGCGCAGCGGGACGCATTTGTTCGGCGCGGTAACTCCATGCGAATGTCAGGGGCGGACGCAGTTCTGCTTGGGCCGCATGAAATCCGGGAAAAATGTCCTTACCTAGATTTCGACAATGGCCGTTTTCCCATTCAAGGCGCATTATGGCAGCCGAGGGGCGGTACGGTCAGGCACGATGCAGTGGCTTGGGGTTATGCAAGAGGCGCGGACTCGGCTGGTGTTGATATTATCCAGAACTGCGAGGTCACCGGATTTCAAATTGAAAACGGGAAGTGCCTTGGGGTGGAAACGACAAAGGGCAATATCCTTGCAAGCAAGATTGCAGTTTGCGTTGCCGGTTCGTCGTCGCGGGTGATGGCGCACGCCAACATGCGACTTCCTATTGAAACACATGTCCTTCAAGTCTTTGTTTCTGAAGGATTAAAGCCGACAATCCCCGGCGTGATAACATTTGGCGCTGGGCATTTTTACGTCAGCCAGTCGGACAAAGGCGGTCTGGTCTTTGGTGGTGATATCGATGGGTACAATTCGTATGCGCAGCGCGGAAATTTGCCAGTCGTCGAAGACGTTTGCGAGGGCGGAATGGCCATCATGCCTATGATCGGACGTGCGCGGCTTTTGCGCATGTGGGGTGGCGTTATGGATATGTCCATGGATGGTTCTCCATTCATCGACAAGACGCACATTGAAGGGCTCTATTTCAACGGCGGGTGGTGTTATGGCGGCTTTAAAGCGACCCCTGCCAGTGGTTATTGCTACGCCCACCTATTGGCCAAGAATGAGCCGCATCAGGTCGCAAAGCATTTTCGTTTGGATAGATTCCGTCAAGGCGCGCCAATCGACGAAAAGGGCGTTGGCGCCCAACCCAATCTGCATTGA
- a CDS encoding gfo/Idh/MocA family oxidoreductase produces MKVGIIGLGARIATLAPRFCRADPELEFSAIADPSPDRLQVLQELGQSPKVYRSAEDMLEAERLDMLMVGSVNNQHLDHLRLALETSIPHIFVEKPLVISMSDTLELARLAATNNGRDRLIVGLVLRYSPLYRLLRSAQSDGHLGEIMSIEASEHIAPYHGSFFVRDWRRDSRISGGFMLEKCCHDLDLYQGVMGCRPVKISSFGGRKKFVPENRPDKAPDYVSEMSPRWGGIEDAFSGQGDIVDYQCSLVRYENGATMAFHTNLNVPDEFRRFAVIGTNGMAEGDFIRDYFRVTDADSGSRLVDIPKVAEGSNKDHYGADAAMVEDVLSFVKGDASGLPLNFVDALEAGVCALSMDRANALGEVVDLTEFWTQFDEALGSV; encoded by the coding sequence ATGAAAGTTGGGATAATCGGGCTTGGCGCACGGATTGCGACATTGGCACCAAGATTTTGCCGGGCTGACCCCGAGTTGGAGTTTTCCGCGATTGCTGACCCAAGTCCTGACCGGCTTCAAGTTCTTCAGGAACTTGGGCAGTCGCCAAAAGTTTACCGGTCGGCTGAGGATATGCTTGAGGCAGAACGACTGGACATGCTGATGGTGGGGTCGGTCAACAATCAGCACCTTGACCACCTTCGGCTCGCGCTTGAAACGAGCATTCCACACATATTCGTCGAAAAACCTTTGGTTATTTCGATGTCCGATACTCTTGAACTGGCGCGACTCGCTGCCACCAACAACGGTCGTGATCGACTTATTGTGGGGCTCGTCCTGCGTTATTCTCCGCTCTATAGATTACTGCGATCTGCTCAGTCCGATGGTCATCTTGGCGAGATAATGTCCATTGAAGCAAGTGAGCACATCGCCCCTTACCACGGTTCATTCTTTGTCCGAGATTGGCGTCGTGACAGCAGGATCTCTGGTGGCTTCATGCTTGAAAAATGTTGTCATGATCTGGATCTCTATCAAGGCGTAATGGGGTGCCGCCCCGTCAAAATTTCAAGTTTTGGAGGGCGGAAAAAATTCGTTCCTGAAAACAGACCCGATAAGGCTCCGGATTATGTATCAGAGATGTCGCCGCGATGGGGTGGAATCGAAGATGCCTTTAGCGGCCAAGGAGATATCGTCGACTATCAATGCTCGCTTGTTCGGTACGAGAATGGCGCGACGATGGCCTTTCATACAAATCTGAATGTGCCTGACGAGTTTCGGCGGTTTGCCGTCATCGGTACGAATGGCATGGCAGAAGGTGACTTCATCAGGGACTATTTTCGTGTCACAGACGCAGATAGCGGCTCGCGGCTTGTCGACATACCCAAAGTCGCCGAAGGCTCGAACAAAGATCACTATGGCGCAGACGCTGCAATGGTAGAGGACGTTCTCAGCTTCGTTAAAGGCGACGCGTCGGGACTGCCTCTTAACTTTGTCGATGCGTTAGAAGCCGGTGTTTGTGCTCTTTCCATGGACCGGGCCAACGCTCTTGGCGAGGTAGTCGATCTGACAGAGTTTTGGACGCAGTTTGATGAAGCGTTGGGATCGGTTTGA
- a CDS encoding sarcosine oxidase subunit delta: MIINHPLLGPRDAAEFVYKGDASMIERPSVKADGEGDEMYEYVYLRSNPAGKHRELWYHEQGDRSWLVVTRDTTTHEISNVELARKAARAVGRSR, translated from the coding sequence GTGATAATCAACCATCCACTTCTGGGACCGCGTGATGCAGCCGAATTTGTTTACAAAGGCGATGCAAGTATGATCGAGCGCCCTAGTGTAAAAGCTGATGGCGAGGGCGATGAGATGTACGAGTATGTCTATCTTCGCAGCAACCCGGCGGGCAAACATCGCGAACTTTGGTATCACGAACAAGGCGACCGGTCTTGGTTGGTTGTGACACGGGACACTACCACTCACGAGATTTCCAATGTTGAGCTTGCACGTAAGGCAGCGCGTGCTGTTGGGCGGTCGAGATGA
- a CDS encoding diguanylate cyclase — MSSVENQTDGNFEFNVQALAELMPMCLIVARDGTILHTGPTLDRMGNGAMVGQDFFDTFQVRRPRRISLSKDIGTLTGQAVHLRLKQPDATQFRAVVVKLEGEGGKVLVNLSFGIHVSEAVSQHSLTIGDFAATDLAVEMLYLIESKSAAMKESRKLNLKLETARAVAEENSITDALTGLPNRRGVERLIDNKMHRGQPLAVLAIDLDYFKQVNDTHGHAAGDAVLVETAERFKRLLDVKDVVARLGGDEFLVLVEEFKSTEELLALGEALIQTLERPIPFEGRSCEISASIGIAFASGFGISVDATLKRADAALYRAKENGRRQAVLSDRIGDHGSFDKLPQVG; from the coding sequence GTGAGTTCTGTTGAAAACCAAACAGACGGCAACTTTGAATTCAATGTGCAAGCGCTCGCTGAATTGATGCCGATGTGCCTGATCGTAGCACGCGATGGTACCATTTTGCATACAGGTCCAACTCTTGACCGGATGGGCAACGGCGCAATGGTCGGCCAAGACTTCTTCGATACCTTTCAGGTGCGCAGACCACGTAGAATTTCTCTCTCGAAGGACATTGGGACGTTGACTGGTCAGGCCGTGCACCTTCGACTGAAACAACCCGACGCAACCCAGTTTCGAGCCGTTGTTGTCAAGCTGGAAGGGGAAGGCGGTAAGGTTTTGGTTAATCTTTCCTTCGGAATTCACGTGTCCGAGGCCGTGTCTCAACACAGTCTTACAATCGGCGACTTTGCTGCAACTGATCTTGCTGTCGAGATGCTGTATCTCATCGAATCCAAGTCCGCCGCCATGAAGGAGTCGCGAAAACTAAACCTAAAACTAGAGACGGCCCGCGCTGTAGCCGAGGAAAACTCGATCACTGACGCGCTGACCGGCCTGCCGAACCGCCGGGGCGTTGAGCGGTTGATCGATAACAAAATGCATCGAGGTCAACCTTTGGCAGTTCTGGCAATTGATCTGGATTATTTTAAGCAAGTCAACGACACACACGGTCATGCCGCCGGAGACGCTGTCTTGGTGGAAACAGCGGAAAGATTTAAGAGATTACTTGATGTTAAGGACGTTGTCGCTCGCCTCGGTGGGGACGAGTTTTTAGTTCTTGTAGAGGAATTTAAGTCAACGGAAGAGCTGCTAGCACTTGGTGAGGCGCTCATACAGACCTTGGAACGGCCGATTCCTTTTGAGGGTCGCAGTTGCGAGATTTCCGCAAGTATCGGAATAGCATTTGCCAGCGGTTTTGGCATTTCCGTTGATGCAACCCTCAAACGTGCGGATGCAGCGCTTTACCGTGCCAAGGAAAACGGACGTCGCCAGGCGGTTCTGTCCGATCGTATTGGGGACCATGGTTCATTTGATAAGCTTCCCCAGGTGGGCTGA
- a CDS encoding heme NO-binding protein produces the protein MHGLANRALQSFVIDTYGPRAWGDVVGAAELGFETFEPMLIYEDSLTTDVLRSCVRVLGKPTATILEDLGIYLVAHPNSEALRRLLRFGGDTFEEFLISLEDLPERARLAVPDLELPALEVLETSKSLVEIEICTSDFGHGPVLGGVLQGLADDYGVLATIELERISNGHELISVQIHDLSYAEGKQFDLAQRVEP, from the coding sequence ATGCACGGCCTGGCAAACAGAGCATTGCAGAGCTTTGTAATTGATACCTACGGCCCTCGGGCGTGGGGGGATGTCGTTGGCGCTGCAGAGCTTGGCTTCGAGACTTTCGAACCCATGCTAATCTATGAAGACTCGCTCACTACCGACGTACTGCGGTCGTGCGTGCGTGTCCTCGGCAAACCAACGGCGACAATTCTCGAGGATCTGGGCATTTATCTGGTTGCCCATCCAAATTCAGAAGCCTTACGGCGATTGCTTCGATTTGGTGGAGACACTTTTGAGGAGTTTTTGATTTCATTGGAAGACTTGCCCGAACGTGCGCGCCTGGCCGTGCCTGATTTAGAGTTACCTGCACTTGAGGTGCTCGAAACCAGCAAAAGTCTTGTCGAAATAGAAATCTGCACCAGTGATTTCGGGCATGGTCCGGTGCTGGGTGGCGTCTTGCAAGGCTTGGCTGATGATTATGGTGTCCTGGCCACTATCGAATTGGAAAGAATTTCAAACGGCCACGAGCTCATTTCCGTACAGATTCACGATCTTTCATACGCAGAAGGCAAGCAGTTCGATCTCGCACAGAGAGTCGAACCGTGA
- a CDS encoding sarcosine oxidase subunit alpha family protein: MTQAFRVDGGQIDRTKTHKFNWNGKWLSGHPGDTLASALLANGQRLVGRSFKYHRPRGIFSAGSEEPNALVQIRQGAAQEPNTRATVAELFDGLHATSQNHRGSLEWDIMAANDLLSPFLSAGFYYKTFMWPKSFWEKVYEPVIRASAGLGRLSVQPDPDCYDHGFLHADLLVIGAGPAGLSAALAAGRAGARVILADEDFRMGGRLNSETHQISGTSGSDWAATKTIELSSMPNVRLMTRTTVYGAFDHGIYGALERKTDHLSSSGSKPRQVAWRIYTKRTVLAAGSTERSIAFGNNDRPGIMLSGAVRSYVNRFGVAPGKNVAIFTNNDDGLRTAEDLRAKGLNVARIIDARKGEFVVDTRGRKAIHTVFLSNGQNINVDCLAVAGGWSPNVHLTCHQRGRPKWRYDIAAFAPGSELPDGMSVIGAANGNLTLGAALRDGQTSGRQIAEDLGYSPNTENAARADDEQSGITPFWHVAESKSRAWVDLQNDVTTKDIKQSHAEGFRAVEHLKRYTTLGMATDQGKTANVLGLAIMAEAAGKSIPETGTTIFRPPYSPVAIGAFAGRARGKEFRPTRLTPSHKWATENGATFVETGAWLRAQWFARPGEKGWRDSVDREVEMTRRSVGVCDVSTLGKIDIQGRDAAEFLNRVYANPFLKLPIGKVRYGLMLREDGVCYDDGTTARLSETHFVMTTTTANAVTVFRNMEFARQCLWPDLDVHLISVTDGWAQFAVAGPNSRALLSEVVDDLDLSNDAFPFMACTECTVFGGTPGRLFRISFSGELAYEIAVPARYGDAMIRALMKVGAAYDAIPYGTEALGVMRIEKGHAAGNELNGQTTAAMLGLGGMVSKKKDSIGSNLAGRMDQNSENDLRLVGFRPVNQSAELKAGAHFVLPGDPADTDHDKGWMTSVAFSPELGHSIGMGFLRDGQNLIGKTIRAFSPVQDSDILVEVCSPHHVDPEGGRQRA; encoded by the coding sequence ATGACTCAGGCATTTCGCGTAGACGGCGGTCAGATTGACAGAACCAAAACTCATAAATTCAACTGGAATGGCAAGTGGTTAAGTGGGCACCCTGGCGACACTCTGGCTTCGGCGTTACTGGCGAATGGTCAGCGATTGGTTGGCCGCTCTTTTAAATATCATCGACCAAGGGGAATTTTTTCCGCAGGCTCGGAAGAACCCAATGCTTTGGTGCAAATTCGGCAAGGAGCGGCACAGGAGCCGAACACACGCGCAACGGTGGCCGAGCTTTTTGACGGATTACACGCGACCAGTCAAAACCATCGCGGATCTCTTGAATGGGATATCATGGCCGCAAACGATTTGCTCAGCCCGTTCTTAAGTGCCGGCTTTTACTACAAAACTTTCATGTGGCCCAAATCATTCTGGGAAAAGGTCTACGAGCCAGTCATTCGTGCCTCGGCAGGGCTTGGACGACTTTCAGTGCAGCCAGATCCAGATTGCTATGATCACGGCTTCCTGCATGCAGACCTGCTGGTTATTGGAGCCGGACCCGCTGGTCTATCCGCCGCGTTGGCAGCTGGTCGTGCGGGTGCGCGTGTTATTCTCGCTGACGAAGACTTCCGAATGGGAGGTCGGCTTAACAGTGAAACTCATCAAATTTCCGGGACTTCTGGCTCAGATTGGGCGGCGACAAAAACAATTGAACTCTCATCGATGCCAAATGTCAGGCTGATGACGAGAACCACGGTCTACGGCGCATTTGACCACGGAATTTATGGTGCGCTCGAGCGTAAGACCGATCACCTCAGTTCGTCGGGCAGCAAACCTCGGCAAGTTGCTTGGCGCATCTACACAAAACGCACAGTTCTTGCTGCTGGGTCCACTGAACGCTCCATTGCATTCGGCAACAACGACCGACCGGGCATCATGCTGTCCGGGGCGGTGCGAAGCTATGTCAATCGATTTGGGGTCGCGCCCGGCAAGAACGTCGCGATCTTCACCAACAATGATGATGGCCTGCGAACGGCCGAAGATTTGAGGGCGAAAGGGCTGAATGTTGCGCGGATCATCGATGCGCGTAAGGGTGAATTTGTTGTCGACACCCGCGGTAGAAAAGCCATTCACACGGTGTTCTTGAGCAATGGCCAAAACATTAATGTCGATTGCCTGGCTGTGGCCGGCGGTTGGTCCCCAAATGTGCATTTGACCTGCCATCAACGCGGTCGGCCGAAATGGCGTTATGACATCGCTGCATTTGCACCGGGTAGTGAATTGCCCGATGGAATGTCAGTTATCGGTGCAGCGAACGGCAATCTGACGCTGGGTGCTGCCCTGCGAGATGGTCAGACCTCTGGTCGGCAAATTGCGGAAGACCTGGGCTATTCGCCGAACACCGAAAACGCCGCCCGAGCCGACGACGAACAATCCGGGATCACACCGTTTTGGCACGTGGCCGAAAGTAAATCCCGTGCATGGGTCGATCTGCAAAACGATGTCACCACAAAAGACATCAAACAATCCCACGCTGAAGGGTTTCGAGCAGTTGAGCATCTGAAGCGGTACACGACTTTGGGAATGGCGACCGACCAGGGCAAAACTGCCAATGTTCTGGGGCTGGCCATCATGGCAGAGGCGGCAGGCAAATCTATTCCCGAGACGGGAACGACGATATTTCGCCCGCCATACTCTCCTGTGGCTATCGGGGCATTCGCCGGTCGGGCCCGTGGTAAGGAATTTCGACCTACTAGGCTGACACCAAGCCACAAATGGGCCACAGAGAACGGCGCAACTTTTGTCGAAACCGGCGCGTGGTTACGGGCTCAATGGTTCGCAAGGCCAGGGGAAAAAGGCTGGCGCGACTCGGTCGACCGTGAAGTCGAGATGACGCGCCGCTCTGTCGGTGTGTGCGATGTTAGCACTCTCGGGAAAATCGACATTCAAGGTCGGGATGCTGCGGAGTTTCTCAACCGCGTGTATGCAAATCCCTTTTTGAAACTACCAATCGGCAAAGTGCGCTATGGCCTAATGTTGCGTGAAGATGGTGTATGTTACGACGATGGCACAACGGCGCGACTGTCGGAAACGCATTTTGTCATGACGACAACCACTGCCAACGCTGTGACAGTCTTTCGGAATATGGAATTCGCGCGCCAGTGTTTGTGGCCGGATCTGGACGTGCATCTGATTTCAGTGACGGATGGATGGGCACAATTCGCGGTCGCCGGACCAAATTCACGAGCGTTGCTATCTGAAGTCGTGGACGATCTTGACTTGTCCAACGACGCCTTCCCTTTCATGGCCTGCACTGAATGCACGGTGTTCGGCGGAACGCCGGGGCGACTTTTCAGGATCTCTTTCTCCGGCGAGTTAGCCTATGAAATTGCGGTTCCCGCGCGGTATGGCGACGCTATGATCCGGGCCTTGATGAAGGTTGGTGCGGCCTATGACGCCATTCCCTACGGGACTGAAGCCTTGGGTGTCATGCGCATCGAAAAGGGACATGCGGCTGGGAACGAGTTGAACGGACAAACGACCGCAGCCATGCTGGGGTTGGGCGGAATGGTGTCGAAGAAAAAGGACTCGATAGGCTCGAATCTTGCCGGACGAATGGATCAGAATTCGGAAAACGATCTGCGCCTCGTCGGGTTTCGCCCCGTCAACCAATCAGCTGAACTAAAAGCCGGAGCGCACTTCGTTCTTCCCGGCGATCCGGCTGACACGGATCACGACAAGGGGTGGATGACATCGGTTGCGTTCTCGCCCGAGCTTGGTCACTCGATAGGGATGGGTTTTCTGCGAGACGGTCAGAATCTGATTGGCAAAACGATACGAGCATTCAGCCCCGTTCAGGACAGTGATATTCTTGTGGAAGTTTGCTCTCCACACCATGTCGATCCCGAAGGAGGTCGCCAGCGTGCCTGA
- a CDS encoding ROK family protein → MILGGIDVGGTAIKARIFTGEGFLPGVSRRWETPKESYPALIEHIAEAVEWLRIQADQSDLPIGLALAGLIDSETGESFAANTPATGQTVVRDLTQRVGVPVPVMNDCAAFALSEAQGGAGQGARSVVGLTFGTGLGAGHWVGGKSAFRHGGDSVEIGHIGISAQLAAFHELPGLKCGCGRTGCYEAYLSSAGLSALGRHILGRDISHSQIIDDPSSEEVLSIWFEVVAEALQVLYLMLAPNIIVLGGGVSQMPDFVIRARSALAPHVLGSLPLPKIAISRFGNESGARGAALYAGRMSRA, encoded by the coding sequence ATGATACTGGGGGGCATAGATGTAGGGGGTACAGCGATAAAGGCCCGCATCTTCACAGGGGAAGGTTTCTTGCCGGGTGTTTCAAGGCGATGGGAGACACCCAAAGAAAGCTACCCGGCGCTTATTGAGCATATCGCCGAAGCAGTAGAGTGGTTGAGAATTCAAGCAGATCAAAGTGACCTGCCGATTGGGTTGGCACTTGCAGGTCTCATTGACTCCGAAACCGGCGAAAGTTTTGCAGCCAACACTCCTGCAACCGGTCAAACGGTTGTTCGCGATCTTACTCAACGAGTTGGAGTGCCGGTCCCGGTCATGAATGATTGCGCTGCATTCGCCTTGTCAGAAGCACAAGGTGGTGCAGGTCAAGGAGCGCGCTCGGTTGTTGGTCTGACATTCGGCACTGGCTTGGGTGCCGGGCATTGGGTTGGGGGAAAATCTGCGTTTCGACATGGCGGCGATTCAGTCGAAATTGGGCATATCGGCATATCGGCACAATTGGCAGCTTTCCATGAATTGCCGGGGTTAAAGTGTGGGTGCGGGCGAACTGGATGCTACGAGGCCTATCTGTCGTCGGCAGGTCTGTCTGCCTTAGGACGTCATATTCTTGGCCGGGACATCTCGCATAGCCAAATAATCGACGATCCCTCATCTGAGGAGGTTCTTTCCATCTGGTTCGAAGTTGTCGCGGAAGCCTTGCAGGTTCTCTATCTGATGCTTGCCCCTAACATCATTGTCCTTGGTGGCGGTGTGTCTCAGATGCCGGATTTTGTTATTCGGGCACGGAGCGCGTTGGCCCCACATGTATTGGGGTCTCTTCCACTCCCAAAAATTGCAATCTCGCGTTTTGGAAATGAATCCGGAGCGCGTGGCGCCGCTCTATACGCAGGAAGGATGAGCCGTGCTTGA
- a CDS encoding helix-turn-helix domain-containing protein produces the protein MKLQKKSPTGEPIRVAVLPISGFALMSYACVVEPLRAANLLARRKLFEIFHVAPDALVSSSGAAQIACYPDTHIMDSVDLNFVIAGGDPFAFREENTLEWLRRSARRGALVGGVSGGPVILAKAGLMKDRRMTVHWEHAPELIATYPDALVERRLYVIDRDRVTCGGGTAALDMQHALIAGHYGADLARQVSDWFLHTDIRAAAAPQRSGIAERIGHQPAHVIDAVAAMEDHMADPLTLTQLALMAGITTRQLNRLFRDNLGATVMAYYRQLRLNLARDLTTKSAMSVASIAEVTGFSTTAHFSNRYREQFGVRPLEDRRINSRPDPLGSQII, from the coding sequence ATGAAATTGCAGAAAAAATCACCCACAGGCGAACCAATTCGAGTGGCGGTCCTGCCAATTAGTGGATTTGCCCTGATGTCCTATGCTTGTGTAGTCGAACCGTTGCGCGCCGCTAATTTGCTTGCCAGGAGAAAACTTTTCGAAATATTTCATGTCGCTCCGGATGCGCTGGTTTCCAGTTCCGGTGCAGCGCAGATTGCCTGTTATCCTGATACTCACATAATGGACTCTGTTGATTTAAATTTTGTGATCGCCGGGGGCGATCCTTTCGCATTTCGAGAGGAAAACACCCTTGAATGGTTGCGTCGTTCCGCTCGACGGGGCGCGCTTGTCGGCGGTGTCTCAGGTGGACCTGTGATTCTGGCAAAAGCCGGCCTCATGAAGGATCGGCGCATGACAGTTCATTGGGAGCATGCCCCAGAGTTGATCGCCACATATCCAGATGCGTTGGTCGAGCGTCGCCTTTACGTCATAGATCGGGACAGAGTTACATGCGGCGGGGGCACAGCAGCACTAGATATGCAGCACGCATTGATTGCCGGGCATTATGGCGCAGACCTTGCTAGACAGGTTAGTGATTGGTTCCTGCACACCGACATCAGAGCCGCAGCCGCGCCCCAAAGGTCAGGCATTGCGGAAAGAATTGGCCATCAGCCCGCGCACGTCATCGACGCAGTGGCAGCAATGGAAGATCACATGGCAGATCCGCTGACGCTGACTCAACTGGCTCTTATGGCCGGAATTACGACACGCCAGCTCAATCGCCTGTTTAGGGACAATTTAGGAGCGACGGTCATGGCGTATTATCGTCAATTGCGTCTGAACCTTGCTCGAGATCTAACGACAAAGTCTGCGATGTCCGTCGCTTCCATCGCAGAAGTGACAGGATTTTCCACCACCGCACATTTTTCAAACCGCTACCGCGAGCAATTTGGAGTTCGTCCATTGGAAGATCGCAGGATCAATTCGCGCCCAGACCCTTTGGGCAGTCAAATCATCTGA